A genomic window from Brachyspira sp. SAP_772 includes:
- the rpiB gene encoding ribose 5-phosphate isomerase B: protein MKIAIGCDHSAIELKKEIIKYLEELGHSVTDFGTHTTESVDYPIYGKKVAEEVANGNFDGGVLICGTGIGISLAANKVKGIRAAVCSEPYSAKLSKLHNNSNIIAFGARVVGVDLAKMIVKEWIDAEFEGGRHAKRVGLITKIENGEEI, encoded by the coding sequence ATGAAAATTGCTATAGGCTGTGATCATTCAGCTATTGAATTAAAAAAAGAGATAATAAAATATTTAGAAGAATTAGGACATAGTGTTACTGATTTTGGTACGCATACTACAGAAAGTGTTGACTATCCTATATATGGAAAAAAGGTTGCTGAAGAAGTTGCTAATGGAAATTTTGATGGCGGAGTTTTAATATGCGGTACAGGTATAGGTATTTCACTTGCTGCTAATAAGGTAAAAGGAATAAGGGCGGCAGTTTGCAGTGAGCCTTATTCTGCTAAACTTTCTAAATTGCATAACAATTCTAATATAATAGCTTTTGGAGCTAGGGTAGTAGGTGTTGACTTGGCTAAGATGATTGTTAAGGAATGGATTGATGCTGAGTTTGAAGGCGGAAGACATGCTAAAAGGGTTGGACTTATTACAAAAATAGAGAACGGCGAGGAAATTTAA
- the leuB gene encoding 3-isopropylmalate dehydrogenase: MEKNIVVIEGDGVGPEIISKAIDILKQIEQKYSHKFNLEYVDMGGASIDKYGVPLTDENLEKCKSSDSVLLGAVGGPKWDNVLPENRPEKGLLKLRKGMGLYANIRPIKMLKSLEYASPLKEIITKNDIDFVIVRELTGGVYFGEHKFENTNNTKKATDIMPYDENEIKRIGKVAFEMARKLKKPLTSVDKANVLHTSKLWREVMNNLSKEYSDIKYNDMYVDNAAMQIIANPSQFGIIVTENMFGDILSDEASVITGSIGMAPSASLADSTLGLYEPIHGSAPDIAGKDLVNPIGTILSLAMMFRHSFNLDKEADNIEKAVYKTIEEGYRTIDIMPKDKNIYNLYKLVKCSEMADIIVSNI; this comes from the coding sequence ATGGAAAAAAATATTGTTGTTATTGAAGGGGATGGTGTTGGTCCTGAAATTATTTCTAAGGCTATTGATATATTAAAACAAATAGAGCAAAAATATTCTCATAAATTCAATTTAGAATATGTTGATATGGGGGGAGCTTCTATAGATAAATATGGAGTTCCTTTAACTGATGAAAATTTAGAAAAATGCAAATCTTCTGATTCTGTGCTTTTGGGTGCTGTTGGCGGTCCTAAATGGGACAATGTGCTTCCTGAGAATAGACCAGAGAAGGGGCTTCTTAAATTAAGAAAAGGTATGGGGCTTTATGCTAATATTAGACCTATAAAAATGCTTAAATCATTAGAATATGCTTCACCTCTAAAAGAGATTATCACTAAAAATGATATAGATTTTGTTATAGTAAGAGAGCTTACAGGAGGAGTGTATTTTGGAGAGCATAAATTTGAAAACACTAATAACACAAAAAAAGCAACAGACATTATGCCTTATGATGAAAACGAAATAAAAAGAATAGGTAAGGTTGCTTTTGAGATGGCTAGAAAACTAAAAAAGCCTTTAACTTCTGTTGATAAAGCTAATGTACTTCATACTTCTAAGTTGTGGCGTGAGGTTATGAATAATTTATCAAAAGAGTATAGCGACATTAAATATAATGATATGTATGTAGACAATGCTGCTATGCAGATTATTGCTAATCCTTCTCAGTTCGGTATTATAGTTACAGAAAACATGTTTGGCGATATTCTCTCTGATGAGGCTAGCGTTATAACTGGTTCTATTGGTATGGCTCCTTCTGCAAGTCTTGCTGATAGTACTCTTGGATTATATGAGCCTATTCATGGTTCTGCTCCTGATATTGCAGGTAAAGATTTGGTTAATCCTATTGGTACTATACTTTCTCTTGCTATGATGTTTAGACATTCTTTTAATTTAGATAAAGAAGCAGATAATATAGAGAAAGCTGTTTATAAAACTATAGAAGAGGGTTATAGAACTATAGATATTATGCCTAAAGATAAAAATATATATAATTTATACAAATTAGTAAAATGTTCTGAAATGGCAGATATTATTGTATCTAATATATAA
- the leuD gene encoding 3-isopropylmalate dehydratase small subunit codes for MKAKGFVHKYGDNVDTDVIIPARYLNTANHKELASHCMEDIDKDFVGKVKAGDIMVGGENFGCGSSREHAPIAIKESGISCVIASSFARIFYRNSINIGLAILECDEASKKINAGDEVEVDFDSGIITNITKNESYKAEPFPEFIKNIINSNGLLNSLKN; via the coding sequence ATGAAAGCTAAAGGTTTCGTTCATAAATATGGGGATAATGTTGATACTGATGTTATTATTCCTGCAAGATATTTAAATACTGCTAATCATAAAGAGTTAGCTTCCCACTGTATGGAAGATATTGATAAAGATTTTGTAGGCAAGGTTAAAGCAGGTGATATAATGGTGGGAGGAGAGAATTTTGGATGCGGTTCTTCAAGAGAGCATGCTCCTATTGCCATTAAAGAATCTGGTATATCTTGCGTTATAGCTTCATCTTTTGCTAGAATATTTTATAGAAACTCTATTAACATAGGGCTTGCTATATTAGAATGCGATGAGGCTAGCAAAAAAATAAATGCAGGGGATGAAGTTGAAGTTGATTTTGACAGCGGCATTATTACAAACATTACAAAAAATGAAAGCTACAAGGCAGAGCCTTTTCCAGAGTTTATAAAAAATATCATTAACTCTAATGGGCTTTTAAACTCTTTAAAAAATTAA
- a CDS encoding polyphenol oxidase family protein has translation MLNIIYPLKNNNNKIYIAVLPKEKDINAKDVTIEYRRKREDDFFQYINLDINKSIFMHQVHQVNIVKIDENNIASFGGREKVVENTDALITNLKNVPLVVQTADCAPVIIYCSKTKSMAAIHSSWKGTRDKIVPKTIELMIKEYNAEPSEMYVYIAPYIALKDYEVGDEVAVHFKNKVMINNRWHFDNGLEIREQMLNLGVLEDNIEISQFNTYDKEFYSYRRDGVQVGRILTLGVLL, from the coding sequence ATGCTTAATATTATTTATCCTTTGAAAAATAATAATAATAAAATATATATAGCTGTGCTTCCTAAAGAAAAAGATATTAATGCTAAAGATGTAACGATTGAATATAGAAGAAAAAGAGAAGATGATTTTTTTCAATATATTAATCTTGATATAAATAAATCCATTTTTATGCATCAGGTTCATCAAGTAAATATAGTAAAAATAGATGAAAATAATATAGCTTCATTTGGAGGAAGGGAGAAAGTTGTAGAAAATACTGATGCTTTGATAACAAATCTTAAGAATGTACCTTTAGTTGTTCAAACTGCTGACTGTGCCCCTGTTATTATATATTGCAGCAAGACAAAATCAATGGCAGCTATTCACTCTAGTTGGAAAGGAACGCGTGATAAGATAGTACCTAAAACTATTGAGTTAATGATAAAAGAATATAATGCTGAGCCTTCAGAAATGTATGTTTATATTGCTCCTTACATAGCTTTAAAAGATTATGAGGTAGGTGATGAAGTAGCAGTTCATTTCAAAAATAAGGTTATGATTAATAATAGATGGCATTTTGATAATGGGCTTGAGATAAGAGAGCAAATGCTTAATTTAGGGGTTTTAGAAGATAATATAGAAATTTCTCAGTTTAATACTTATGATAAAGAGTTTTACTCATACAGACGAGATGGTGTTCAAGTTGGAAGAATACTTACTCTTGGGGTATTGTTATAA
- a CDS encoding 2-isopropylmalate synthase has protein sequence MRKIKIFDTTLRDGEQSPGCTMNLAEKLEMAAELDKLGVDIIEAGFAICSDDDFNAIREVSKVVENAKLASLARCNKKDIDRAYESLAEAKHPMLHTFIATSDIHLKHKLEMTREQVLETIKESVSYAKTKFEFIEFSAEDASRSDREFLAKAYSVAIENGATTINVPDTVGYTTPLEMADLIKYLKENVKGIENVDISVHCHDDLGLGTANSLSAVLAGATQVECTINGIGERAGNASLEEIVMGIKTRKDFYNAYTDINTKRIYKVSKLLSTISGMVVAPNKAIVGANAFAHEAGIHQHGVLKERSTYEIMNVEDIGIPQNKMVLGKHSGKHAFKDRIESLGYDIDDKALEDKFVEFKALADKKKVVTDSDIEALLIGNTNIENPTYTLKSFMVNDSDSISSFASVSIIDNKDNVVEAIGKGNGPIDAAFGAIDSVTSNRAKLVTYTINAITEGEDALGEVIVRLASDDKTVIGRAVSTDIIQASLMAYINGLNKL, from the coding sequence ATGAGAAAGATTAAAATTTTTGATACTACTTTAAGAGATGGAGAGCAGTCTCCCGGTTGTACTATGAATTTGGCTGAAAAATTAGAGATGGCAGCTGAATTAGATAAATTAGGCGTTGATATAATAGAAGCAGGTTTTGCTATATGTTCTGATGATGATTTCAATGCTATAAGAGAAGTAAGCAAGGTTGTAGAAAATGCTAAATTGGCTAGTTTGGCAAGATGCAACAAAAAAGATATAGACAGAGCTTATGAATCTCTTGCTGAGGCAAAACACCCTATGCTTCATACATTTATAGCTACAAGTGATATACACTTAAAGCATAAATTAGAGATGACCAGAGAGCAAGTATTAGAAACTATAAAAGAATCTGTTTCTTATGCTAAAACCAAATTTGAGTTTATAGAGTTTTCTGCTGAAGATGCATCAAGAAGCGATAGAGAGTTTTTAGCTAAGGCTTATTCTGTTGCTATAGAAAACGGTGCTACTACTATAAATGTTCCTGATACTGTTGGATATACTACTCCTCTTGAAATGGCTGACTTAATAAAATATTTAAAAGAGAATGTTAAGGGCATAGAGAATGTTGATATATCTGTGCATTGTCATGATGATTTAGGACTTGGTACTGCTAATTCTTTGTCTGCAGTGTTGGCTGGTGCTACTCAGGTAGAATGTACTATTAACGGTATAGGTGAGCGTGCTGGTAATGCTAGTTTAGAAGAGATTGTAATGGGCATAAAAACAAGAAAAGATTTTTATAATGCATACACTGATATTAACACTAAACGCATTTATAAAGTGTCAAAATTATTATCTACAATTTCTGGTATGGTGGTTGCTCCTAATAAGGCTATAGTGGGTGCTAATGCTTTTGCACATGAGGCTGGTATTCACCAACATGGTGTATTAAAAGAACGTTCTACTTATGAGATTATGAATGTTGAAGATATAGGAATACCTCAAAATAAAATGGTATTAGGTAAACATTCTGGTAAACATGCTTTTAAAGATAGAATTGAATCTTTGGGTTATGACATTGATGATAAAGCTTTAGAAGATAAGTTTGTAGAGTTTAAAGCTTTGGCAGACAAGAAAAAAGTAGTTACAGATTCTGACATTGAAGCATTATTGATAGGAAACACAAATATAGAAAACCCTACATACACATTAAAAAGCTTTATGGTTAATGACAGTGATTCAATATCTTCTTTTGCTTCTGTATCTATAATTGACAATAAAGACAATGTTGTTGAGGCTATAGGTAAAGGAAACGGACCTATTGATGCGGCATTTGGAGCTATTGACTCTGTAACATCAAATAGAGCTAAATTGGTTACATATACTATTAATGCTATTACTGAAGGCGAAGATGCTTTGGGAGAGGTTATTGTAAGACTTGCTTCTGATGACAAAACAGTTATTGGAAGAGCTGTAAGTACTGATATTATACAGGCAAGTTTGATGGCTTATATTAATGGTTTGAATAAATTATAA
- the leuC gene encoding 3-isopropylmalate dehydratase large subunit — protein MTITQKILAAHAGVDKVEAGELIMVKTDLVLGNDITSPVAINEFEKYGFNKVFDKEKIALVMDHFAPNKDIKAAEQCKQCRDFANKHDITHYYDVGDMGVEHALLPEKGLVAPGEVIIGADSHTCTYGAFGAFSTGVGSTDMAAAMATGKVWFKVPSAIKFNLKGKLKPNVSGKDVILHIIGMIGVDGALYKSMEFRGEGVSSLTMDDRACISNMAIEAGAKNGIFEVDDKTIEFLKDIVKRDYTIFKADDDAVYEKEYDIDLSAIEPTVACPHLPENTKEAKELKDIKVDQVVIGSCTNGRLSDMAIAANILKGKKVAKNVRCIIIPATQKVYKECIKLGYMDIFIDAGCAVSTPTCGPCLGGYMGILAHDEVAVTTTNRNFVGRMGDKTSKVYLASPATAAYSALTGYITEPK, from the coding sequence ATGACTATCACACAAAAGATTTTAGCTGCACATGCTGGAGTTGATAAGGTTGAAGCAGGTGAGCTTATAATGGTTAAAACCGATTTAGTTTTAGGCAATGACATAACAAGCCCTGTTGCTATAAATGAATTTGAGAAATACGGTTTTAATAAAGTTTTTGACAAAGAAAAAATAGCTTTGGTTATGGACCATTTTGCTCCAAACAAAGATATTAAAGCTGCAGAGCAGTGCAAACAATGCAGAGATTTTGCTAATAAGCATGATATTACTCATTATTATGATGTGGGTGATATGGGTGTTGAGCATGCACTTTTACCAGAAAAGGGTTTAGTTGCTCCCGGTGAAGTTATAATTGGTGCTGATTCTCATACTTGTACTTATGGGGCTTTTGGTGCTTTTTCTACTGGTGTTGGAAGCACTGATATGGCTGCTGCTATGGCTACTGGAAAGGTTTGGTTTAAGGTGCCTTCTGCTATTAAGTTTAATCTTAAAGGAAAGTTAAAGCCAAATGTATCTGGAAAAGATGTTATACTTCATATTATAGGTATGATAGGCGTTGATGGAGCATTATACAAATCTATGGAGTTTAGGGGAGAGGGTGTTTCATCTCTTACTATGGACGATAGGGCTTGTATTTCTAATATGGCTATTGAGGCAGGTGCAAAAAACGGAATATTTGAAGTTGATGACAAAACTATAGAATTTTTAAAAGACATAGTAAAAAGAGATTATACTATTTTTAAAGCTGATGATGATGCAGTTTATGAAAAAGAGTATGATATTGATTTATCTGCAATTGAGCCTACAGTTGCTTGTCCTCATTTACCAGAAAATACAAAAGAAGCTAAAGAATTAAAAGACATAAAAGTTGATCAGGTTGTTATAGGCTCTTGCACAAATGGAAGATTATCTGACATGGCTATTGCTGCAAATATTTTAAAAGGCAAAAAAGTAGCTAAGAATGTAAGATGCATAATTATTCCTGCTACACAAAAAGTTTATAAAGAGTGCATAAAATTAGGTTATATGGATATATTTATTGACGCTGGTTGTGCGGTATCAACTCCTACATGCGGACCTTGTTTGGGCGGATATATGGGAATACTTGCACATGATGAGGTTGCTGTTACTACAACTAATAGAAACTTTGTTGGAAGAATGGGGGATAAAACTTCAAAAGTATATTTGGCTAGTCCTGCTACAGCAGCATACAGTGCTTTGACAGGATACATAACAGAGCCTAAGTAA
- a CDS encoding acyl-[acyl-carrier-protein] thioesterase has translation MYEMKAIVGTSQIDKDGLLKTSSIFDLMQDCSFFQLDSEEELTKYFHENNVSMFLVSRQVDIYKLPKYSDKVIVRTYVYECNEAYGYRNTVIYDENYNELVICYAIGGFVDLSNGNLIRVPSDFIKKIKFDEKQEMHYLPRKIKVDNESLKEVDRFKVKKYFIDDNNHVNNARYIDMAIDYVEDNYKRIRIEYRVPAALGDTIVVKKALINDKVLLKFDSEDNKTYAIIEFSYSL, from the coding sequence ATGTATGAAATGAAGGCTATTGTAGGTACTAGTCAGATTGATAAAGATGGACTTTTAAAAACTTCATCAATATTTGATTTAATGCAGGATTGTTCATTTTTTCAATTAGATTCTGAGGAAGAACTTACAAAATATTTCCATGAAAATAATGTTAGTATGTTTTTGGTATCTAGGCAAGTTGATATATATAAACTTCCAAAATATAGCGACAAAGTTATAGTACGTACTTATGTGTATGAATGTAATGAGGCTTATGGTTATAGAAATACTGTAATATATGATGAAAATTATAATGAACTTGTTATTTGTTATGCTATAGGAGGATTTGTTGATTTATCTAATGGTAATTTAATTAGAGTGCCTTCTGATTTTATTAAAAAAATTAAATTTGATGAAAAGCAAGAAATGCATTATTTGCCTAGAAAGATAAAAGTTGATAATGAAAGTTTAAAAGAAGTTGATAGATTTAAAGTAAAAAAATATTTTATAGATGACAATAATCATGTAAATAATGCAAGATATATTGATATGGCAATAGATTATGTAGAAGATAATTATAAAAGAATAAGAATAGAATATAGAGTACCTGCTGCTTTGGGAGATACTATAGTTGTAAAGAAAGCTTTAATTAATGATAAAGTTTTACTTAAGTTTGATAGTGAAGATAATAAAACTTATGCTATAATAGAATTTTCTTATAGTTTATAG
- a CDS encoding ankyrin repeat domain-containing protein produces MKKIILITALSILISCNNNNSDNTQINNNASNNNIQNTNQDASHQTNTIKKKKIEFKNKYPIQNYTEAEVDEILYKTIDNELANYGIVDSAKKERREEEKQRLEPIKDLLLKGINSKDENGDGILILMHELGYRNYTYNDLIKWLVEHGISLDDTRILNYNYTDEIIDYLLDSGVNFDYQTVYNKINSENNNYNLISKLIRKLESANYYFSDIDYQLQSDLLFEAILNDNLDLVRLFLKLGADINSINRMSDGYVGTPLMYSAYYEKYNIMDYLKENHADITIHCFQDREELESIHTYDSHISFVLMENFPLLSPTNLINTVITGNNNEDLMIRILNKISQTFKFADTSYIYSPASQIEFTNNNEKYILIQSHILNEEYLQNLILMEKYAYDFEINDKYFNYVTIWKRDKNDENKAQFITGFYPMQNDDYSQTYDIASSVNYMTIEATDDGTYYYTFIIENNDFYLDKFSLSKYNRSDLKKKEEEHYYNYKTDASKFNHTSRIKAIDLEIGFFSKLIEEYNK; encoded by the coding sequence ATGAAAAAAATTATATTGATAACAGCTTTAAGCATTCTAATAAGCTGCAATAATAATAATTCTGACAACACACAAATAAATAACAATGCATCAAATAACAATATACAAAATACAAATCAAGATGCAAGCCATCAAACAAATACAATAAAAAAGAAAAAGATAGAATTCAAAAATAAATATCCAATTCAAAACTATACAGAAGCAGAAGTTGATGAAATATTATACAAAACTATTGACAACGAATTAGCCAATTATGGAATAGTTGACTCTGCTAAAAAAGAAAGAAGGGAAGAAGAAAAACAAAGATTAGAACCTATAAAAGATTTGCTCTTAAAAGGCATAAACAGTAAAGATGAAAATGGGGACGGCATATTAATTCTAATGCATGAACTTGGTTATAGGAATTATACTTATAATGATTTAATAAAGTGGCTTGTTGAACATGGTATTAGTTTAGATGATACTAGAATACTAAATTATAATTATACTGATGAGATAATAGATTATTTATTAGATAGCGGAGTTAATTTTGATTATCAAACAGTATATAATAAAATTAACTCAGAAAATAATAATTATAATTTAATATCAAAATTGATTAGAAAATTAGAATCTGCCAATTATTATTTTTCTGATATAGATTATCAATTACAAAGCGACTTATTATTTGAAGCGATTTTAAACGACAATTTAGATTTAGTAAGATTATTTTTAAAACTTGGTGCTGATATTAATTCCATAAACAGAATGAGCGATGGTTATGTGGGAACTCCTTTGATGTATAGTGCCTATTATGAAAAGTATAATATTATGGATTATTTAAAAGAGAACCATGCTGATATTACTATTCACTGCTTTCAAGATAGAGAAGAATTAGAAAGTATTCATACTTATGATAGTCATATATCTTTTGTATTGATGGAAAATTTTCCTCTCTTAAGTCCTACCAATTTAATTAATACTGTTATCACTGGAAACAACAATGAAGATTTAATGATAAGAATATTAAATAAAATATCTCAAACTTTTAAATTTGCAGATACTAGTTATATTTATTCTCCTGCATCACAAATTGAATTTACAAACAATAATGAAAAATATATTTTAATACAAAGTCATATATTAAATGAAGAATATTTACAAAATCTTATATTAATGGAAAAATATGCATATGATTTTGAAATAAACGATAAATATTTTAATTATGTAACTATATGGAAAAGAGATAAAAACGATGAAAATAAAGCACAGTTTATAACAGGTTTTTATCCAATGCAAAATGATGACTACTCACAAACTTATGATATTGCTTCATCAGTAAATTATATGACAATAGAAGCAACAGATGACGGCACATATTATTATACATTCATAATAGAAAACAATGATTTTTATTTAGATAAATTTTCTTTATCTAAGTATAATCGATCAGATCTTAAAAAAAAAGAAGAAGAACATTATTATAATTATAAAACAGATGCTAGTAAATTTAATCACACAAGCAGAATAAAAGCTATTGATTTAGAAATAGGTTTCTTTAGTAAGTTAATAGAAGAATACAATAAATAA